From a region of the bacterium BMS3Abin08 genome:
- the zraR_5 gene encoding transcriptional regulatory protein ZraR, protein MYKGAERSFFRHSPKAFGESFFKKDSQLPNAFGTRCITIYTQTLTNTRRTMRNILVVDDERNIRVVIQKFLKQEGYEVDIARNFEEAITLVNEIRYELVLTDMKLPGKSGIELLKVIKRETPDIPVIMITAYGSIENAVEAIKEGAYNYLTKPLELDDMLVIIKHTLLHKGSLTDTEQYFKERYGIVGDSKVIIELLATINMICNSRANVLITGESGTGKELVARAVHLASPRRESNFVAINCAAIPQDLIENELFGHEEGAYTGAVSRRGGKIELADHGTLFLDEIGEMSQSMQIKLLRFIQEKEFYRIGGFKPIKSDCRIIAATNKNIEEEIDRGAFREDLFYRLNVIPIVIPPLKERKEDIPLLVDNFLKKYSEENNKFISGIERNALDALMLYNWPGNIRELENIIERAIVLSRFETIMLADLPKKITNKVFVEREEKDLGELAGLTLPELERLAIINALKEENWNQTRASERLGITRRQLRTKMIKYKLL, encoded by the coding sequence GTGTATAAAGGCGCAGAGCGGTCCTTTTTCCGTCATTCCCCGAAGGCGTTTGGGGAATCGTTCTTTAAGAAGGATTCCCAGCTCCCGAATGCGTTCGGGACAAGGTGCATCACAATCTATACACAGACTCTGACTAACACGAGGAGAACAATGAGAAATATATTGGTTGTAGATGATGAGAGAAATATAAGGGTCGTCATACAGAAATTTCTTAAACAGGAAGGTTACGAAGTGGATATCGCAAGGAATTTCGAAGAGGCGATCACTTTAGTTAATGAAATACGCTATGAACTCGTGCTTACCGATATGAAATTACCGGGAAAATCAGGAATTGAACTCCTGAAAGTCATTAAAAGAGAAACACCCGATATCCCGGTTATCATGATAACGGCTTACGGAAGCATAGAAAACGCTGTAGAGGCTATAAAGGAAGGGGCTTATAATTATCTTACAAAACCCCTCGAGCTTGATGACATGCTTGTAATAATCAAACATACATTGCTACATAAGGGTTCACTGACCGATACGGAACAGTACTTCAAGGAACGGTATGGTATAGTTGGCGACTCTAAGGTTATCATCGAGTTACTTGCCACCATAAATATGATCTGTAACAGTCGTGCCAATGTCCTGATCACCGGAGAGTCCGGAACAGGCAAGGAACTTGTGGCAAGGGCCGTACATCTGGCATCCCCGAGAAGGGAATCAAACTTTGTAGCCATAAACTGTGCTGCTATTCCTCAGGACCTGATAGAAAACGAGTTATTCGGCCATGAAGAGGGCGCCTATACAGGTGCCGTTTCGAGACGGGGTGGAAAGATCGAACTCGCTGATCATGGAACCCTGTTTCTCGACGAGATAGGCGAAATGTCTCAAAGTATGCAGATCAAGCTCCTGAGGTTTATACAGGAGAAGGAATTCTACAGGATAGGCGGTTTCAAACCTATAAAGTCAGACTGTCGCATCATCGCTGCAACCAACAAGAATATTGAGGAGGAGATAGACAGGGGAGCCTTCAGGGAAGACCTGTTCTATCGTCTCAACGTCATACCCATTGTCATACCACCCCTGAAGGAAAGGAAGGAGGATATACCGCTTCTGGTTGACAATTTTCTGAAGAAATACTCAGAAGAGAACAACAAGTTCATTTCGGGTATTGAACGTAACGCCCTGGATGCACTGATGCTTTACAACTGGCCCGGGAACATACGTGAACTTGAAAACATTATAGAACGTGCCATTGTGCTGAGCAGGTTTGAGACCATTATGCTTGCCGACCTGCCCAAAAAGATAACGAACAAGGTCTTTGTCGAGAGGGAAGAAAAGGACCTTGGTGAACTGGCCGGACTGACCCTCCCTGAGCTGGAGCGACTTGCAATAATTAACGCCCTCAAAGAAGAAAACTGGAACCAGACAAGGGCTTCCGAACGTCTTGGAATTACACGCAGGCAGCTCAGGACCAAGATGATAAAGTATAAACTGTTATAA
- the yfkN gene encoding trifunctional nucleotide phosphoesterase protein YfkN precursor has protein sequence MSVTRREFMQAIGLAAGSFALTPAALAKNLKPANLSRFEPKGNLTILHTTDSHAQLVPIYYREPDTNIGVGRNKGKPPHLTGTALLNYYGFKRGSLDAYSFTCDEYLPLAKEFGKMGGFAYIASLIKNIRSERPGKVLYIDTGDTLQGSATSMWTRGEDMVRVMNKLGCEAITGHWEFTYGEKRLLELIGMMNFPFIAQNVHEATWGDPIFKPYVIKTVNGVSIAIIGQAFPYTPIANPRRLIPDWSFGIQEENMQNVVDEVRSKKVDIVVVASHNGFDVDKKMVSRVKGIDVIMGGHTHDGLPRPVKVGNTLVIGSGCYGKFLSRLDLKVKGKRIVDYSYKLIPVMSNMIKPDREMEELIGEIRNPYKDKLNEVVGSTDDVLYRRGNLDGTFDELICDALVDHYDTDFAFSPGFRWGRTVLPGPVTADDVYSQTALTYPNTYKNSIRGKVVKDILEDITDNLFNLDPYKQQGGDIVRTKGLDFKIKVNGKMGGRIQDLKVRGEAIDFNREYTFTGWASVSVQKGPPVYDIVLDYIKKKKTIKVKLDRPELLF, from the coding sequence ATGAGCGTAACGAGGCGCGAATTTATGCAGGCTATTGGTCTTGCTGCTGGGTCTTTTGCATTGACGCCTGCGGCCCTTGCAAAAAATCTTAAGCCTGCAAACCTTTCACGATTTGAACCAAAGGGAAACCTGACCATCCTTCACACTACGGACAGCCATGCCCAGCTTGTTCCGATATACTACCGTGAACCCGATACCAATATCGGGGTCGGCAGGAACAAGGGAAAGCCCCCGCATCTTACAGGCACTGCCCTGCTTAATTACTACGGATTCAAAAGGGGCTCTCTTGATGCATATTCCTTTACATGCGATGAGTATCTGCCGCTTGCAAAGGAATTTGGAAAAATGGGCGGTTTTGCTTATATCGCATCACTGATTAAAAATATCAGGAGTGAAAGGCCCGGAAAGGTCCTGTACATAGATACCGGCGATACATTGCAGGGATCGGCTACCAGCATGTGGACCCGGGGGGAAGATATGGTCAGGGTTATGAACAAACTCGGCTGTGAGGCAATAACCGGCCACTGGGAATTCACATATGGGGAGAAGCGCCTGCTCGAACTGATAGGGATGATGAACTTTCCCTTCATTGCCCAGAATGTCCACGAGGCTACCTGGGGCGACCCGATCTTCAAACCCTATGTAATAAAGACCGTCAATGGTGTCTCTATTGCCATAATCGGCCAGGCATTTCCCTATACCCCGATAGCAAACCCGAGGCGCCTTATCCCTGACTGGTCTTTCGGGATCCAGGAAGAGAATATGCAGAATGTAGTTGACGAAGTCAGGTCAAAAAAGGTGGATATTGTTGTTGTTGCCTCCCACAACGGGTTTGATGTGGACAAGAAGATGGTCAGCAGGGTAAAGGGGATAGACGTAATAATGGGCGGGCATACCCACGACGGGTTACCGAGGCCCGTTAAGGTCGGCAATACCCTCGTCATAGGTTCCGGGTGTTACGGCAAGTTCCTCTCAAGGCTTGACCTCAAGGTAAAAGGAAAGAGGATAGTCGATTACTCCTACAAACTGATACCCGTAATGTCAAACATGATTAAACCCGACCGTGAAATGGAAGAGCTTATAGGTGAGATAAGAAATCCTTACAAGGATAAACTCAACGAGGTTGTAGGTAGCACGGATGACGTCCTTTACCGTCGCGGTAACCTCGATGGAACCTTTGATGAACTGATATGTGATGCCCTGGTTGATCACTATGATACTGATTTTGCTTTTTCACCCGGCTTCAGGTGGGGTCGCACGGTTCTGCCCGGACCTGTTACCGCCGACGATGTGTACTCCCAGACCGCACTCACGTATCCGAATACGTACAAGAACAGCATAAGGGGCAAGGTGGTCAAGGATATCCTCGAGGATATAACCGACAATCTCTTTAACCTGGACCCATACAAACAGCAGGGGGGAGATATCGTCAGGACAAAGGGGCTTGATTTCAAAATCAAGGTCAATGGAAAAATGGGCGGCAGGATTCAGGATCTGAAAGTCAGAGGAGAAGCGATAGACTTCAACAGGGAATACACCTTTACCGGCTGGGCATCGGTGAGCGTTCAGAAGGGACCCCCTGTTTATGACATAGTTCTCGATTATATCAAGAAGAAAAAGACAATAAAGGTTAAACTTGACAGGCCAGAATTACTATTTTAG
- a CDS encoding sulfur oxidation protein SoxZ has product MPKGIGRIKIRIPRKIKKGAVISVKALITHPMETGFRKNKKTGKKIPAYYINDVNVYYGDKLITHCDWTIAVSANPFMSFYVKADKAAPLKIVWKDIKGGVYEKTVQITPE; this is encoded by the coding sequence ATGCCCAAAGGGATTGGAAGGATAAAAATAAGGATACCAAGAAAGATTAAAAAGGGTGCGGTAATATCTGTGAAGGCTCTGATAACTCACCCGATGGAAACCGGCTTCAGGAAGAACAAGAAGACGGGCAAAAAGATACCGGCCTACTATATCAATGATGTCAATGTATATTATGGTGATAAGCTGATAACACACTGTGACTGGACGATAGCAGTCAGCGCCAACCCCTTTATGTCATTTTATGTAAAGGCGGACAAGGCTGCTCCTCTGAAGATAGTATGGAAGGACATTAAGGGAGGCGTATACGAGAAGACAGTTCAGATAACGCCGGAATAA
- a CDS encoding ABC transporter, phosphonate, periplasmic substrate-binding protein → MRTKLLYTGLVILVIIPVLFFPSIANTSPSTRNQLTMLLIPMRSPSTMFRDFLPLKRYIEERLNMKITIKVARKSSDVIKKLKNGDADVAYLCPTLYCEAFRSAGIEPLVKIRVNGTSYYRSVLLVRRDSAIKKTSDLINKTFVYGRYACPGSGLLPRIIFKRIGMSDDDLFDVVKLGSDESALTAVMARMFDATAVPEMAARPYLKKGLRVIRYSNPIPQYLFVASSSLGDGLMKKLRDIMLSINNLEDPAAVVGGIEKGTDGFDIARNSDYGIVRVLMDIAGENAGEEIATGENVIRVVVEPVYFGPDLFVTLTPLIEYLSKRTKRNFQLVIPENADTFTRLVKKGKADFFYGNGDIASRNRSLNLVANTTGLTGITGRRRGIIITRSDSNIKSIKKLAGKKIGITSFYADDGYPLQLQNLKKAGVSPGSVDYVKFSTYEKVIMNLYRGEIDAGFVNDEVLNTLREDIDLKRIRIISRTPPVKGWGLFSKRGLNDGLVKDTSRFIKEYEPSPE, encoded by the coding sequence ATGAGAACAAAACTCTTATACACCGGTCTTGTTATCCTTGTAATAATACCCGTCCTTTTTTTTCCGTCGATTGCAAACACCTCACCATCTACCCGGAATCAACTCACAATGCTTCTTATCCCGATGAGATCACCGTCAACGATGTTTAGGGACTTCCTGCCGTTGAAGAGGTACATTGAAGAGAGACTCAATATGAAGATCACAATCAAGGTCGCCCGCAAGAGCAGCGACGTTATTAAAAAACTTAAAAACGGTGATGCCGATGTAGCATATCTATGTCCGACACTGTATTGTGAGGCCTTCAGGAGCGCCGGGATAGAGCCACTTGTGAAGATCCGCGTTAACGGCACCTCTTATTACAGAAGCGTCCTCCTTGTCAGAAGGGATTCAGCTATTAAAAAGACGTCGGACTTAATTAATAAAACATTTGTATATGGCAGGTATGCATGTCCTGGATCAGGGCTTCTCCCCCGGATTATCTTTAAACGGATCGGCATGTCGGATGACGACCTCTTTGATGTAGTGAAACTTGGTTCGGACGAGAGTGCGCTTACGGCTGTTATGGCAAGGATGTTTGACGCAACCGCCGTTCCTGAGATGGCTGCCAGGCCTTACTTAAAAAAGGGATTAAGGGTAATCAGATACTCAAATCCCATACCACAGTATCTATTTGTTGCAAGCAGTTCTCTCGGTGACGGGCTTATGAAAAAATTAAGAGATATAATGTTGTCGATCAACAATCTGGAAGACCCCGCTGCCGTTGTCGGTGGAATTGAGAAGGGTACTGATGGTTTTGACATAGCAAGAAACAGTGATTATGGTATAGTGAGAGTCTTAATGGATATAGCCGGTGAAAATGCCGGCGAGGAAATTGCAACCGGTGAAAACGTTATCAGGGTTGTAGTGGAACCGGTATATTTTGGGCCTGATCTCTTTGTAACACTAACCCCCCTTATTGAATACCTTTCAAAGAGAACAAAAAGAAATTTTCAGTTGGTTATACCTGAAAACGCCGATACATTTACCAGATTGGTAAAAAAGGGAAAGGCTGATTTCTTCTATGGAAACGGCGATATTGCCTCCCGGAACAGATCATTAAATTTAGTGGCAAACACAACGGGGCTAACAGGAATAACAGGACGGAGGCGGGGTATAATCATTACAAGATCAGATTCAAATATCAAATCCATAAAAAAACTCGCCGGGAAAAAAATAGGCATTACATCATTTTATGCAGATGACGGATACCCGCTACAACTGCAAAACCTGAAAAAAGCAGGGGTTTCTCCCGGTTCAGTAGACTATGTCAAATTCAGCACTTACGAGAAGGTGATTATGAATCTCTACAGAGGTGAAATAGATGCAGGGTTTGTAAACGACGAGGTGCTGAACACCTTGAGGGAAGATATAGATCTGAAGAGAATAAGGATTATCTCAAGAACCCCACCGGTAAAGGGCTGGGGCCTGTTCTCAAAAAGGGGACTCAATGACGGACTGGTTAAAGATACCTCAAGATTTATTAAGGAATATGAGCCCTCACCGGAATGA
- the tusA_3 gene encoding sulfurtransferase TusA translates to MEEIAVDRILDTKGMNCPMPVLKTKKVIDEIQHGQILEVIATDPGSRTDIPALLKRIGHELISEVEKDGVFFFYIRKNGA, encoded by the coding sequence ATGGAAGAGATTGCAGTCGACAGGATACTTGATACAAAGGGAATGAACTGTCCGATGCCGGTTTTGAAAACCAAAAAGGTAATAGATGAGATTCAGCATGGACAGATCCTTGAGGTTATTGCAACCGATCCCGGTTCGAGGACAGACATACCTGCGCTCCTGAAGAGGATCGGTCATGAATTGATAAGCGAGGTTGAGAAAGACGGCGTGTTCTTCTTCTATATAAGAAAGAACGGCGCATAA
- a CDS encoding putative inner membrane protein, with protein sequence MTKEKLREGLVIALIVSGFLWVLYLIFKIKGYAGVDLDSLSDEEIALIKNSIRTTVIWGGLIIGALMGAVVQRSKFCIAAACHSIVTTYDLTQSRAYAMALFVAIMGTQILYKTGMVDINYSIYISSPFTWLSYIVGGFVFGVGIVYAGGCASRILVRAAEGNLGGLVSVMAFIFASGATLWGITAKLRVDYFNRLTVDYDSQYIPNILHGVPFWVVMAVLEVVLLIFMLRAPKDSDWWSWRWPLAGVSIGLTIVFAWWINGVAFKTIPLIDTFSYTGPDDPTLLQTWRPKSLTFALADAQTFRYIILWTGESINFAVASVLGVLLGAFISALITRTFNWVAPPLEQFKYNLIGGLLMGFGAVLALGCNIGQGLSGFSTLSLGSMLTMSFILFGAISGAKFIQWQIMRQI encoded by the coding sequence ATGACAAAAGAGAAGTTGAGAGAGGGTCTCGTTATTGCACTGATAGTTTCAGGCTTCTTATGGGTACTGTATCTGATATTCAAGATCAAGGGTTATGCCGGGGTTGATTTAGACTCCTTGTCAGACGAAGAAATAGCCTTAATCAAAAACTCCATAAGAACCACCGTTATCTGGGGAGGACTTATTATAGGCGCACTGATGGGGGCGGTAGTTCAGAGATCGAAATTCTGCATTGCCGCAGCCTGCCATAGTATAGTTACCACTTACGACCTGACTCAGTCAAGGGCATATGCAATGGCGCTCTTTGTTGCAATAATGGGAACCCAGATCCTCTACAAAACGGGGATGGTTGACATAAACTACAGCATATATATTTCCTCTCCCTTTACCTGGCTGAGTTATATAGTCGGCGGTTTCGTCTTTGGTGTAGGTATTGTTTACGCCGGCGGCTGCGCAAGCAGGATTCTCGTGAGGGCGGCAGAAGGAAATCTCGGGGGATTGGTAAGCGTAATGGCCTTTATCTTCGCATCCGGTGCAACCCTGTGGGGTATAACCGCAAAGCTCCGCGTAGATTACTTCAACAGACTAACAGTCGATTATGATAGCCAGTATATTCCGAACATCCTGCACGGAGTACCCTTTTGGGTCGTCATGGCGGTCCTTGAGGTAGTGCTGTTGATATTCATGTTGAGGGCACCGAAGGATTCCGACTGGTGGAGCTGGAGATGGCCGCTGGCAGGGGTTTCGATCGGTTTGACGATTGTCTTTGCCTGGTGGATCAACGGTGTTGCATTTAAGACAATACCATTGATTGATACATTCTCCTATACCGGACCTGATGATCCTACGCTCCTTCAGACATGGAGACCCAAGAGCCTGACCTTCGCACTTGCCGATGCTCAAACCTTTCGTTATATTATACTTTGGACCGGGGAGTCTATCAACTTTGCGGTTGCCTCGGTGCTTGGGGTTCTATTAGGAGCGTTTATATCAGCGCTCATAACACGTACGTTCAACTGGGTAGCCCCTCCTCTTGAACAGTTCAAGTACAATCTCATTGGTGGTTTGCTCATGGGCTTTGGTGCGGTATTGGCCCTTGGTTGTAACATAGGACAGGGGTTGAGCGGGTTTTCAACGCTTTCCCTCGGAAGCATGCTTACGATGAGTTTTATACTGTTTGGTGCAATATCAGGCGCCAAGTTTATCCAGTGGCAGATTATGAGACAGATTTAA
- the zraS_1 gene encoding sensor protein ZraS, with amino-acid sequence MNILAEINRRTSIKTKSLIYVFLLIVIIYFSVSIIVISSAQRDLRFQQKQFDKKVAEKLEISASDALISDDFGGLMEQIRQLKRAAQIKSVNIIDTRGIIIASDRLDNIGGINRSMLDRLHKEKITALNNATLFMPVQIDGDILGALEMTFDLLSENASIRKNFKRTVLKLIYLSLIIFSAAIGGAYIVSMAITRPIANLLRDIRRFGEDTLHGRFHIFNPQDRDETFQLRKAFQDLVESLKSYLSEIERVSDEKEKLTCMAAIGEISAQIAHELRNSLYAIRGAITGIEHTSEMSEVKEYIEIMKDEVIDMTIMADDFLRFSKVPLPKLLLCNVDSVVKKVLELLEPDLEESGVRVMKEGDSDIPGIMIDPTLMKQVFMNIFINSIQAMEEGGLIMLLYQAHDKWLDIHIRDTGPGIPEEVSSRIFQPFFTTKMDGSGIGLAMVYKITIAHHGEIQLINEDRGAHFMLRFPLAEHESSDTLLRSL; translated from the coding sequence ATGAATATACTTGCAGAGATAAACAGGCGTACAAGCATTAAAACAAAGAGTCTTATCTATGTTTTCCTGCTCATCGTCATTATATATTTTTCCGTAAGCATCATTGTGATTTCCTCAGCACAGAGGGACCTGAGATTTCAACAGAAACAGTTCGATAAAAAAGTGGCCGAAAAGCTTGAGATCAGCGCCTCCGACGCCCTCATCTCAGACGATTTTGGTGGATTAATGGAACAGATAAGGCAACTCAAGAGAGCCGCGCAGATAAAGAGCGTGAATATAATAGATACCCGGGGTATCATTATTGCTTCTGACAGATTAGACAACATCGGCGGAATTAACCGCTCCATGCTGGACAGACTCCATAAGGAAAAAATAACTGCACTAAATAATGCCACGCTCTTTATGCCCGTTCAGATCGACGGTGATATTCTTGGTGCACTTGAGATGACATTTGATTTATTGTCGGAAAACGCATCCATCAGGAAGAACTTCAAAAGGACGGTCCTGAAGTTGATATACCTTTCCCTGATCATTTTTAGTGCGGCAATAGGCGGGGCCTATATCGTTTCAATGGCGATTACACGTCCGATAGCCAACCTGCTCCGTGACATAAGACGTTTTGGCGAGGATACCCTGCACGGCAGGTTTCATATATTCAATCCCCAGGACAGGGATGAAACCTTTCAGTTGAGAAAGGCCTTTCAGGACCTGGTAGAGAGCCTTAAATCCTATCTAAGCGAGATTGAAAGGGTCTCCGACGAAAAAGAAAAACTCACCTGTATGGCTGCAATCGGCGAGATATCAGCCCAGATTGCTCATGAGCTTAGAAACAGTCTCTATGCAATAAGGGGCGCAATTACAGGTATTGAGCATACCTCTGAGATGTCCGAGGTAAAGGAATATATTGAGATTATGAAGGATGAAGTTATTGATATGACCATTATGGCGGACGATTTTCTCAGGTTCTCCAAGGTCCCGCTGCCGAAATTACTGTTGTGTAATGTTGACAGTGTTGTAAAGAAGGTACTTGAGCTGCTTGAACCCGACCTCGAAGAATCAGGAGTGAGGGTAATGAAAGAAGGTGACAGCGATATCCCCGGCATAATGATCGATCCGACCCTGATGAAACAGGTTTTTATGAATATCTTTATCAACTCTATTCAGGCAATGGAGGAGGGAGGATTAATTATGCTCCTGTACCAGGCACACGACAAATGGCTTGATATACATATAAGAGATACGGGACCCGGGATACCGGAAGAGGTATCATCCCGGATCTTTCAACCTTTTTTTACAACAAAGATGGATGGAAGCGGCATTGGCCTTGCCATGGTTTACAAGATAACCATTGCACACCATGGTGAAATACAACTGATAAATGAGGACAGGGGGGCACACTTCATGTTGAGATTCCCGCTTGCAGAACATGAATCGTCCGATACCCTGTTAAGATCGTTATGA
- the pleD_1 gene encoding response regulator PleD, translated as MHSQNSDKKKLLYCFGYDPSYIDNLSFQISHFNYDVRKLLDTATLLNSLSLDSPSCVIIDTSFSGDELRDRDILSSLKPGDQETFKLIFVADRGDVKSRLNALRLGADAYFVKPVNMIELIDAVDALTSVTLRDPYRILIVDDDKNLSTYHSLLLRREGMITEVVNEPLNVFNVLFDFKPDLILMDMYMPLCNGDELARVIRQMNAYYSIPIVYLSAEKDISVQLSAMSMGGDDFITKPVDPDYLISSVTIRAERMRIIRSFMDRDSLTGLLNHTKTKEQLDIAIRRVKREEDVLAFAMIDIDHFKEVNDTYGHPAGDMVLIALSRLLQQRLRSTDIIGRYGGEEFAVVLYGTSPESAFATMDDIRTRFENIKHHYEGRSFRVTFSCGIASFPDHADAQDLNKSADVALYRAKREGRNRVVLNTQQE; from the coding sequence TTGCATTCACAAAATAGTGATAAAAAGAAACTCTTATACTGCTTTGGGTACGATCCTTCATATATCGACAACCTCTCATTTCAGATAAGTCATTTCAATTACGATGTCAGGAAGCTTTTGGATACCGCTACCCTGCTGAACAGTCTTAGCCTTGATTCTCCATCATGCGTGATAATAGATACATCCTTCAGCGGAGACGAATTGAGAGACAGGGATATCCTCTCCTCACTTAAACCCGGAGATCAGGAAACATTTAAGCTGATCTTCGTTGCAGACAGGGGTGATGTAAAATCGAGGCTTAATGCGCTTCGTCTGGGGGCGGATGCCTATTTTGTAAAACCGGTTAATATGATTGAACTGATCGATGCTGTTGACGCACTTACCTCGGTAACGCTCCGTGACCCATACAGAATACTGATAGTGGATGACGATAAAAACCTCTCTACCTATCACTCCCTTCTCCTGAGGAGGGAGGGTATGATTACAGAGGTAGTGAATGAACCCTTAAATGTCTTTAATGTACTGTTTGATTTCAAGCCCGATCTTATTCTCATGGATATGTACATGCCCTTGTGTAACGGCGACGAGCTGGCAAGGGTGATCCGGCAAATGAATGCATATTACTCCATACCGATTGTGTACCTCTCTGCAGAGAAGGATATATCAGTACAGCTTTCCGCCATGAGTATGGGTGGAGATGACTTTATCACAAAGCCCGTTGATCCTGATTATCTTATATCCTCGGTGACGATCAGGGCCGAAAGGATGAGGATAATACGGTCCTTTATGGACAGGGACAGTCTTACCGGCCTGTTGAATCATACCAAGACAAAGGAGCAGCTTGACATTGCCATCAGAAGGGTAAAGAGAGAAGAAGATGTTCTGGCTTTCGCCATGATCGATATTGATCATTTTAAAGAGGTCAATGATACCTACGGGCATCCTGCCGGAGATATGGTGCTGATTGCACTGTCAAGGCTCCTGCAGCAGAGGCTCAGAAGCACCGATATCATCGGCAGGTACGGCGGTGAGGAGTTTGCGGTCGTATTATACGGCACAAGCCCTGAGTCCGCATTCGCCACAATGGATGATATAAGAACGAGATTTGAAAATATCAAACACCATTACGAGGGCAGGAGCTTCCGCGTAACATTCAGTTGCGGGATTGCATCATTTCCGGACCATGCCGATGCACAGGACCTTAACAAGTCGGCTGATGTGGCGCTCTACAGGGCAAAAAGGGAGGGACGGAACAGGGTTGTTTTAAATACTCAACAAGAATAA
- the soxA gene encoding soxAX cytochrome complex subunit A precursor, with the protein MKIEGKKLLVLLLSVTVVIVSFGLSRSQADDDTGDSKSIKEFKTSVSPEEYERRYKEFYGNFTEQMAEEGNPADFMVDDGKALFNKVAGTKGKSCASCHKDNGKDLVGAATRFPKYDASIKGIKTVALQLNMCREKNMGAKPMKYESYDQLALVLYVKSLSNGMPINVSIDGPARPFYEKGKAFYYKRMGQLNFSCAICHVKYAGYKARANLISNNRHHADHWPSYRLKWGKTGSLQRRFRGCMKKMRAKHLAYQSELYRDMELYMTDIANGLSIEVPGFRM; encoded by the coding sequence ATGAAGATAGAAGGAAAAAAGTTATTGGTGTTGCTGCTGTCGGTAACCGTTGTGATAGTCTCCTTCGGGCTGTCCCGTTCCCAAGCTGATGATGATACCGGTGATTCGAAGAGCATAAAGGAATTTAAAACGAGCGTATCACCTGAGGAGTACGAAAGGAGATACAAGGAGTTTTACGGGAACTTTACGGAGCAGATGGCGGAAGAGGGAAACCCGGCTGATTTCATGGTAGATGACGGCAAGGCCCTCTTTAACAAGGTTGCGGGTACCAAGGGAAAGTCATGTGCAAGTTGCCACAAGGACAACGGGAAGGACCTTGTCGGAGCAGCTACGAGATTTCCGAAATACGACGCATCAATCAAGGGAATAAAAACGGTAGCCCTGCAGCTCAATATGTGCAGGGAAAAGAATATGGGTGCCAAGCCCATGAAGTATGAGTCGTACGACCAGCTTGCCCTTGTGCTTTATGTTAAATCACTGTCGAACGGGATGCCGATTAATGTAAGCATTGACGGCCCGGCCCGACCCTTTTATGAAAAGGGCAAGGCCTTTTACTACAAGAGGATGGGACAGCTCAACTTCAGTTGCGCCATCTGTCATGTAAAATACGCCGGGTATAAAGCAAGGGCTAATCTCATATCCAACAACAGGCATCATGCCGATCACTGGCCTTCTTACAGACTTAAGTGGGGCAAAACAGGTTCCCTGCAGAGAAGGTTCAGGGGCTGCATGAAGAAGATGAGGGCGAAACATCTCGCCTATCAGAGTGAGCTATACAGGGACATGGAACTTTACATGACTGATATTGCCAACGGGCTTTCGATAGAGGTGCCGGGATTCAGGATGTAA